The stretch of DNA CAAAGATTTCTACTCTTTTGATCGAGTCAATACCAAGGTCAGCTTCCATGTCCATGTCCAATTCCAACATTTCAGTAGGATAACCTGTTTTTTCACTGATAACGGTCAATAGAATTTCTTCTAATTTTTGCGTGCTTAAACCACCAGCGTTAGCAGTTGGCGCAGCAGGAGTAACAGGCGTTGTAGTAGCTGTAGTTGCGGTTGCAGAAGCACCAGCTTTGCCAGCTAAGTAATCAACAATCTGCCCAAGGGTACGCAATTCCGTTAATTCTTGAGGATTAACACCAGAAACCTCAGGGTAATCTTCAGTCATAGCGCCAAAGATTTCTACTCTTTTGATGGAGTCAATACCAAGGTCAGCTTCCATATCCATGTCCAATTCTAACATTTCAGTAGGATAACCCGTTTTTTCACTGATAACAGTCAATAGAATTTCTTCTAATTTTTGCGTGCTTAAACCGCCAGTGTTAGCAGTTGGCGCAGCAGGAGTAACAGGTGTTGCCGTTGGAGCGGGCGTTGTAGTAGCTGTAGTAGTGGTTGCAGAAGCACCAGCTTTACCAGCCAAGTAATCAACAATCTGCCCAAGGGTACGCAATTCTGTTAATTCTTGAGGATTGACACCAGAAACCTCAGGGTAATCTTCAGTCATAGCGCCAAAGATTTCTACTCTTTTGATCGAGTCAATACCAAGGTCAGCTTCCATATCCATGTCCAATTCTAACATTTCAGTAGGATAACCCGTTTTTTCACTGATAACAGTTAATAGAATTTCTTCTAATTTTTGCGTGCTTAAACCGCCAGTGTTAGCCGTTGGCGCAGCAGGAGTAACAGGCGTTGCCGTTGGAGCAGGAGTTGTAGTAGCTGTCGTTGCGGTTGCAGAAGCACCAGCTTTACCAGCCAAGTAATCAACAATCTGCCCAAGGGTACGCAATTCTGTTAATTCTTGAGGATTGACACCAGAAACCTCAGGGTAATCTTCAGTCATAGCGCCAAAGATTTCTACTCTTTTGATCGAGTCAATCCCAAGGTCAGCTTCCATATCCATGTCCAATTCCAACATTTCAGTAGGATAACCCGTTTTTTCACTGATAACAGTTAATAGAATTTCTTCTAATTTTTGCGTGCTTAAACCACCAGTGTTAGCAGTTGGCGCAGCAGGAGTAACAGGCGTTGTCGTTGGAGCAGGCGTTGTAGTAGCTGTCGTTGCGGTTGCAGAAGCACCAGCTTTACCAGCCAAGTAATCAACAATCTGCCCAAGGGTACGCAATTCTGTTAATTCTTGAGGATTGACACCAGAAACCTCAGGGTAATCTTCAGTCATAGCGCCAAAGATTTCTACTCTTTTGATCGAGTCAATACCAAGGTCAGCTTCCATATCCATGTCCAATTCCAACATTTCAGTAGGATAACCCGTTTTTTCACTGATAACAGTCAATAGAATTTCTTCTAATTTTTGCGTGCTTAAACCGCCAGTGTTAGCAGTTGGCGCAGCAGGAGTAACAGGCGTTGCAGTCGGTGCAGGAGTAATGATTGGCTCGTTGCTAGCTACTGCTGGTTGAAAAGATGGCGCTGCAATTTTTTCTACTTTTGCTTCTTGTAGAGAAGCTTGAACAGTAGCTTGTAAAGCAGGTTGATTTGCCAAATTAAGTTGCTGAGTCATCATTTGCAGCAACAATTGGGATTGTTTATTTTGTTCGCTAAGGAAGTTTTGAAATAACTCCAATGATTTGTTTTGCTGAGAGGTTACCATCTCAACAGTTGCTTTTAGCGTTTCAATCAATTCTTTATTCATTTCTTCGTCTTCTTCTATATTAATATTATTAGAATGAACTACCTTTTCAACAGGAACCTCAATAATTTTTTCGACAATCTTTTCAACAGGTACTTCTTTGATAACTTCAACCACTTTTTCAACTACTTGACCTCCTCCCTTAACTTGATAACCGTCGTTTAAGGCATCGTAATAAGCCTTTTGGGTAGGTTTGCTGACATAGTTATGTCCTCCCATATTGATGGTCATTTTAGTTTTTGGAGCTGGTTTTGTGCTAGGAGCTTTAAAAGGATCTAGTTCATGGAGTGCTAAACCTAAAACTCTTAGTTGGAGTACTGCTTGACGGAATTGCAAGTCGCTATCCTTTTTAGCATTGCCATTCATAGCCAAAGCAATAAAATCTTTCCCTTTTAGGATGTCTTTTACCAAGTTAGACAAGACACCTTTGGGACCAAATTCTATAAAAATACGACCACCTGCTTGGTGAATATTCTCAATTTGGTTTTTGAATAAAACAGGCTTTAATATTTGCCCTTGCAAAATTTCTTTAATAGAAGCAGGGGCAGTAGGATATGGATTAGAAGTGGTATTGGAATAAACAGGAACCTTAGGTGCTTGGAAATTTTGACGAGCAACAAAGTCGGCAAAAGGTTTTTGAGCATGTCCTACAAATTCGGTATGAAAGGCAGCAGAAACAGGCAATGGAATAACTGCAAAGCCTTGATTTTTTAATGTTTCTTGTGCTGTTGCAATTGCAGGTTTACTTCCACCAAGGATTACTTGATTATTGGAATTTACATTTGCAATTTTTACCCCTTGCAAGTTTTGAATCGCAGCATTTACTTTGTTATAATCTGCTTTTACAGCTAGCATTGTCCCTGCATCTGCATTTGGACTTTGAGCAGCCATTGCTTCGCCTCTTGCTTTTGCTAAGGCTAAAAATGTAGCATCATCATAAACACCAGCAGCCCACAAAGCCGTTAATTCACCAAAACTGTGTCCCGCAACAAAGTCTGCCTTAAATCCAGCATCTTGAATGGTTTTGTACATTCCCATACTCAAGGCACCAATGGCAGGTTGAGCATTTTGTGTTTGCGTTAGCGCTTGCAATTGAGTTGCAGCATCTTCCTTGTTAAAAACAGGGATTGGATACATTGTTTCAGATAGAGCAGGGCGGTTAGCCTGTGTAAATAAGCGATCTTGTTGGTCAATAACCGTGCGTAATTGCGGAAAAGCATTAACCAATTGTCTACCCATTCCAACATATTGAGAACCTTGACCAGAAAACAATGCTACTACTTTACCTTGGGCATCCATGCCATTCGGACGGAAGTAGATGCCTTTAGGGTGTTCCCAAGCATTATTGCTAGTAGATAATTTTTGAATGGCTAGCGTTAGCACTTCTTTAGCGGATGCTATATCGGTCGTCATGAAACCAAGACGAGCTGCATTCGCTGGAATATTTTGAGTTTGGTGATTTACCAATTCCCAAAAAGCAATTTCTTGATCTGCGGTATTTAACTGTTCTAATTTATTTTGGCAGAGTTGAGCCAAGTCAGCAACAGTATTGGCTTGTAATACGACTGCTTTGTAAGGCTCGTGAATTCTATAATCTTTTTCTACAGGTTGAGCTTGGTATTCTTCTAAAGCAATGTGAACATTAATTCCACCAAAACCAAACGCACTAACACTGGCACGACGAGGCTCGTTGTTGTTGAACCAAGGGCGAGCTTCTGTATTGATATACAAAGGAGAATCTTTTAAATCTACCTTTTCTGTAGGTTGATCTACATTGATGGTTGGAGGCAATACTTTATGATGCAAAGCAAGAACTGCTTTTAGCAAGCCCGCAGCACCAGCAGCGGCTTTGGTATGACCTACTTGAGATTTGACAGTACCAAGAGCAATATGTGATTTTTGATCGTTATTGGCACTAAAAACCATTCCCATAGAAGTCAATTCGCAAGCATCACCAGCATTGGTTCCTGTTCCATGTGCTTCGATTAAGCCAACGGTTTTGGCTTCAAAGCCAGCTTCTTCATAAGCTCTATTCATTGCCGAGGCTTGACCAGAAGGTCGAGGAGCATAAACCGATTTAAAACGCCCATCACTTGATGTTCCAACGCCTTTGATGACAGCATAAATTGTATCACCATCTCGTTCAGCATCTTCTAGACGTTTTAGAACAACCATACCCAAACCTTCACCGATCAACATGCCATCTGCTTTATCGCTAAATGGGCTGATAACATTAGATTTAGAGAAAGCAGGAGTCTTAGAGAAAGACATATACATAAAAGGAGAGTTGTCGGTATCTACTCCACCTGTTAGCATCATATCTGCACGTCCTTCAACCAATTCGCTTAGTGCCATTTTTACCGCACTCAAAGAAGCAGCACAAGCAGCATCTACAACCGAGTTAATTCCACCTAAGTCAAAGCGATTGGTAATTCGTCCAGAAATAACATTACCCAACATACCTGGGAAAGAATTTTCATTCCAACCAATGTAGGCTTTTTTCATTTTATCAACAATGTGAGGAATGTCTGTTTCTGCGATACCACAAGAACGCAGTGCTTTTTCCCAAATAGGATATTGCAAACGCCCTGTAAGCGGAGTAATCAATTTTTGACCTCCACCAACGCCTAGAAGAACGCCTGTTTTAGCTTTTACCTCTGCTGTGAATTTCTCTGATTTTTTGCCATAGCCAGCATGTGCAAATGCATCACGAGCAGCAATCAACGCCAATAATTGAGAAGCATCTGTAACTTCTAAGATATTGGGTGGTAATCCAAATTCCATTGGATTGAAATCAATATTAGGCAAGAAACCACCACGTTTACAATATGTTTTGTCTGGAACGGTTGGGTCTGGATCATAATAATCCTCTATGCGCCAACGGTTCTCAGGAACATCTGTGATGCTATCTCTAGCTTGGACAATATTATTCCAGAATTCTTCAATATTTTTTGCATCTGCAAATAAAGAAGACATACCGATAACGGCAACTGGAGTTTTACGTAGCGAATTGTTTAAGTTCATTGATTGTCTATTCTTAGTTGTTGATTTTAATGTTAGGCTTATAACATAACTTTAAAAAGTTCTTCTTGCATTTTTAGTTGTTCTACGCCTTTTTCTGTACAAACGCCTCTTAAGTAAGGAATCATAATACCAAAGGTCAGGCGTTCTTTGCTAAATTCAGAAACAGGAAAACGATTGGTATCTTTTAGCATTTCCAATAGTGCTAAAACCGTCTTGCTCGTAACTTGAATATCTATGTCTTCTCTAAATAAACCATCTTTGATTCCCCATTTAGCCAATTGCTCTAGTTCTGAATGGGCGAAATTGCCCATGTTTCTATAGGACTGTTGCAACAAACCAGGGTAGTAGTGTAAGATGTCATTAAAGAAGTTTGGATTGGTCTGACTAGCTCTGAAAATGATACGCTGGT from Aureispira anguillae encodes:
- a CDS encoding type I polyketide synthase, translating into MNLNNSLRKTPVAVIGMSSLFADAKNIEEFWNNIVQARDSITDVPENRWRIEDYYDPDPTVPDKTYCKRGGFLPNIDFNPMEFGLPPNILEVTDASQLLALIAARDAFAHAGYGKKSEKFTAEVKAKTGVLLGVGGGQKLITPLTGRLQYPIWEKALRSCGIAETDIPHIVDKMKKAYIGWNENSFPGMLGNVISGRITNRFDLGGINSVVDAACAASLSAVKMALSELVEGRADMMLTGGVDTDNSPFMYMSFSKTPAFSKSNVISPFSDKADGMLIGEGLGMVVLKRLEDAERDGDTIYAVIKGVGTSSDGRFKSVYAPRPSGQASAMNRAYEEAGFEAKTVGLIEAHGTGTNAGDACELTSMGMVFSANNDQKSHIALGTVKSQVGHTKAAAGAAGLLKAVLALHHKVLPPTINVDQPTEKVDLKDSPLYINTEARPWFNNNEPRRASVSAFGFGGINVHIALEEYQAQPVEKDYRIHEPYKAVVLQANTVADLAQLCQNKLEQLNTADQEIAFWELVNHQTQNIPANAARLGFMTTDIASAKEVLTLAIQKLSTSNNAWEHPKGIYFRPNGMDAQGKVVALFSGQGSQYVGMGRQLVNAFPQLRTVIDQQDRLFTQANRPALSETMYPIPVFNKEDAATQLQALTQTQNAQPAIGALSMGMYKTIQDAGFKADFVAGHSFGELTALWAAGVYDDATFLALAKARGEAMAAQSPNADAGTMLAVKADYNKVNAAIQNLQGVKIANVNSNNQVILGGSKPAIATAQETLKNQGFAVIPLPVSAAFHTEFVGHAQKPFADFVARQNFQAPKVPVYSNTTSNPYPTAPASIKEILQGQILKPVLFKNQIENIHQAGGRIFIEFGPKGVLSNLVKDILKGKDFIALAMNGNAKKDSDLQFRQAVLQLRVLGLALHELDPFKAPSTKPAPKTKMTINMGGHNYVSKPTQKAYYDALNDGYQVKGGGQVVEKVVEVIKEVPVEKIVEKIIEVPVEKVVHSNNINIEEDEEMNKELIETLKATVEMVTSQQNKSLELFQNFLSEQNKQSQLLLQMMTQQLNLANQPALQATVQASLQEAKVEKIAAPSFQPAVASNEPIITPAPTATPVTPAAPTANTGGLSTQKLEEILLTVISEKTGYPTEMLELDMDMEADLGIDSIKRVEIFGAMTEDYPEVSGVNPQELTELRTLGQIVDYLAGKAGASATATTATTTPAPTTTPVTPAAPTANTGGLSTQKLEEILLTVISEKTGYPTEMLELDMDMEADLGIDSIKRVEIFGAMTEDYPEVSGVNPQELTELRTLGQIVDYLAGKAGASATATTATTTPAPTATPVTPAAPTANTGGLSTQKLEEILLTVISEKTGYPTEMLELDMDMEADLGIDSIKRVEIFGAMTEDYPEVSGVNPQELTELRTLGQIVDYLAGKAGASATTTTATTTPAPTATPVTPAAPTANTGGLSTQKLEEILLTVISEKTGYPTEMLELDMDMEADLGIDSIKRVEIFGAMTEDYPEVSGVNPQELTELRTLGQIVDYLAGKAGASATATTATTTPVTPAAPTANAGGLSTQKLEEILLTVISEKTGYPTEMLELDMDMEADLGIDSIKRVEIFGAMTEDYPEVSGVNPQELTELRTLGQIVDYLAEKAGSKKKVLA
- a CDS encoding TetR/AcrR family transcriptional regulator — its product is MVSREKIIEVASLLFVEHGVKTITIDRIVKQLHTSKRTIYKHFEDKTALLEACLATYHKGIRKENDDIIRAAENAIQAMGYLHQRIIFRASQTNPNFFNDILHYYPGLLQQSYRNMGNFAHSELEQLAKWGIKDGLFREDIDIQVTSKTVLALLEMLKDTNRFPVSEFSKERLTFGIMIPYLRGVCTEKGVEQLKMQEELFKVML